The Vibrio rhizosphaerae genome contains the following window.
TAGAGCAGGACGTAGAGACTCATCGTATTCCATCAGAGCACGAGTGATACCGTGACGGATTGCACCTGCCTGACCTGAAATACCGCCACCTTTTACAGTGATGTACAGATCAAGTTTGTCAGTCATCTCAACTAACTCAAGCGGTTGTTGAACAACCATACGAGCTGTAGGACGACCAAAGTACTCATCAAGGCTACGCTTGTTGATTACGATGTTACCGCTGCCGGGTTTAATAAAAACACGTGCAGCTGAGCTTTTGCGACGGCCAGTGCCGTAGTATTGATTCTCTGCCATTTTCGAAATCCCCAATTAGATGTCTAGTACTTTTGGTTGTTGAGCAGCATGGTTGTGCTCAGCGCCAGCGTAAACTTTCAGTTTACGGTACATAGCACGGCCTAGAGGACCACGTGGAAGCATACCTTTAACCGCTAGCTCGATAACCATCTCTGGTTTGTGGTCGATCAGTTTATCAAAAGTGATAGACTTGATGCCACCAGGAAACTCAGAGTGACGATAATAAGTCTTAGCTGCAGATTTATTACCTGTTACAGTCACTTTCTCTGCGTTAACAACGATGATGTAATCACCAGTATCAACGTGAGGCGTATATTCAGCTTTATGCTTGCCACGTAAGCGAGATGCAATTTCACTTGCTAGACGACCAAGAGTTTTACCCTCTGCGTCCACAACATACCAGTCGCGTTTTACAGTTTCTGGTTTAGCAACGAAAGTTTTCATGCTAATAATAACCCGTTATTTAAAATTTACACTTAAGGAGCAATTGCTCCCACTGTCTAGAGCCCAGTCATCACCCCTTCGAGTGGTTGGCACTCTCGGTCTGAATCAAAAAACAGACCTACAGTAACGGTGGGTCGCAGGATTATAGAGAAGTGAGAAAAAAAAATCATCTTTTTTCTGACAAAAATTTATTTTTTAACCCGCTCCATTCAAAAGCTTGTTAAACCTTATGACAAATGCTCTTTGAGTAAATATTCGCGACTTTGCATCTCGATTAAACGAGAACGACAACGCTGAAACTCAAATGCTAACAGCCCACCTTGGTACAACCTATCCAATGCAACTTCTGCTGAAATAATTAACTTAACGTGGCGCTCATAAAATTCGTCGACAAGCGCGATAAAGCGTCGGGCCGCATCGTCCATCGTTGCATTCATCTGCTTCACATCAGCCAATAAAACAGTATGGTACAAACGCGACAATTCAATATAGTCATTCTGGCTTCTCATACTCTGACATAGCTGCGCAAATGTAGCGAACAAGACACCATGACCTGCTTTTAGAACCGGTATTTGCCGATGATTGACTGCAATACTTGACGTGGAATCTGACTCATGACTGATCAGTTGACGATAATAGCTCTCCAAGCTGGCTCTGGATTGTTCATCATTCGGGAAATGATAAATGTCTGCCTGTTCCAGTGTTCTCAACCGATAGTCAATGCCACTATCCACATTCATCACAAGGCAATGCGTTTTGATTAACTCGATTGCAGGAAGGAAACGAGCTCGTTGTAAACCATTGCGATATAAATCGTCTGGTGGAATATTCGAGGTCGCAACCAAAACGATATTACGGGCGAAGAGTGCCTGAAAAAGCGTTCCTAAAATCATGGCATCGGTAATATCTGAAACAAAAAATTCGTCAAAACAGATAATTTCAGTTTCTGCGCTAAATTTATCCGCAACAATTTCAAGTGGATCATTCACATGATGAAGTTGCTTCAGCTCTTCATGAACCCGATACATAAACCGGTGGAAATGTACCCGCATCTTTTTCTGCGTGGGTAACGACTCATAAAACGTATCCATCAGATAAGTTTTACCTCTTCCGACCCCACCCCAAAAATATATCCCTTTAGGAGGAACCGGACTCTGGGCTTTTTTTCTGAGCAGACGAGTGAATAACGACTCTCGTTCAACCGGTCTTTTCTGGTAGTCGAGAAATCGGTGATAAAGATCATCTAAAGCATCGACCGCCATCAACTGGGCGTCATCTTTCTGAAAATTGCTGTCTTTCAAATCTTGATCGTAACGTTGCCTAGGTGTCATAAATATCGAATAAAATAAGAAGAGAGGAAAGTGTGCAGCGCAACACATGCTTTTTGCTTTATCAGCTAAGAAAGTCATAGTACCATGTCCTTTGAGCATGTGTAACCTTTTGGTAAAAAACATGTTAAATAACAACAATAAGGAGCGGTTATGCCTTGGATCTATACCA
Protein-coding sequences here:
- the rpsI gene encoding 30S ribosomal protein S9, with the protein product MAENQYYGTGRRKSSAARVFIKPGSGNIVINKRSLDEYFGRPTARMVVQQPLELVEMTDKLDLYITVKGGGISGQAGAIRHGITRALMEYDESLRPALRAAGYVTRDARRVERKKVGLRKARRRPQFSKR
- the rplM gene encoding 50S ribosomal protein L13 encodes the protein MKTFVAKPETVKRDWYVVDAEGKTLGRLASEIASRLRGKHKAEYTPHVDTGDYIIVVNAEKVTVTGNKSAAKTYYRHSEFPGGIKSITFDKLIDHKPEMVIELAVKGMLPRGPLGRAMYRKLKVYAGAEHNHAAQQPKVLDI
- the zapE gene encoding cell division protein ZapE, whose translation is MTPRQRYDQDLKDSNFQKDDAQLMAVDALDDLYHRFLDYQKRPVERESLFTRLLRKKAQSPVPPKGIYFWGGVGRGKTYLMDTFYESLPTQKKMRVHFHRFMYRVHEELKQLHHVNDPLEIVADKFSAETEIICFDEFFVSDITDAMILGTLFQALFARNIVLVATSNIPPDDLYRNGLQRARFLPAIELIKTHCLVMNVDSGIDYRLRTLEQADIYHFPNDEQSRASLESYYRQLISHESDSTSSIAVNHRQIPVLKAGHGVLFATFAQLCQSMRSQNDYIELSRLYHTVLLADVKQMNATMDDAARRFIALVDEFYERHVKLIISAEVALDRLYQGGLLAFEFQRCRSRLIEMQSREYLLKEHLS